The following proteins are co-located in the Corynebacterium kalinowskii genome:
- a CDS encoding YbdD/YjiX family protein yields MRIIKAIWWWLGEIVGEREYEKYVAHLRAHHPDREAPSEREYFRQRFAEKNANPGARCC; encoded by the coding sequence ATGCGCATCATTAAAGCGATCTGGTGGTGGCTCGGTGAAATAGTAGGGGAGCGCGAGTACGAAAAGTATGTGGCGCATCTACGAGCTCACCACCCGGACCGAGAAGCTCCCTCTGAGCGAGAGTATTTTCGGCAGCGATTTGCTGAGAAAAATGCTAATCCAGGTGCCCGCTGTTGCTAG
- a CDS encoding carbon starvation CstA family protein: MSTSLQVPAGVDLLHSTATDLPVGVDDRRPMTAKKKIFLAIVAVLAAAGWGVLAFHRGETVNAVWLVFAAIGSYIIALTFYSRFVERTIVRPDDTRATPAEQLNDGKDFMPTDRRVLFGHHFAAIAGAGPLVGPVMAAQMGYLPGTLWIVIGVILAGAVQDYLVLWVSTRRGGRSLGQMVKDEVGRVGGFAGIIAVITIMIIIIAVLALVVVNALAESPWGVFSIAMTIPIALFMGIYLRFLRPGRVMEVSVIGVLLLLLSIVAGGWVADTTWGVEWFTLSKMTLAWALIIYGIVAAILPVWLLLAPRDYLSTFMKIGVIAMLAIGILIDRPEVHMPAITEFARNGQGPVFSGSLFPFLFITIACGALSGFHALISSGTTPKLVEKETQMRMIGYGGMLMESFVAIMALITAVVLDRHLYFAMNAPVALTGADPVTAAQFVGTLNLPGAGITAEQLTTAAQSVGEHSIISRTGGAPTLAFGMSQILTSIFGHPEMQAFWYHFAIMFEALFILTTVDAGTRVARFMMTDTLANVPGLKKFRDPEWTLGHWISTIFVCGLWGAILIMGVTDPLGGINVLFPLFGIANQLLAAIALSLVLVIVVKKGYLKWAWIPGLPLAWDLIVTMSASWQKIFSSDPKIGYFAQHNRFADAKAQGLTQFGSAKTPEAMDAVIRNSMIQGCLSVLFAVLTLIVVLAALRVCAKTIAAQRRGEATPTTEEPDHPSAYFAPTGMAATDVEKQVEALWEERGPVVHAHH; this comes from the coding sequence ATGAGTACATCGCTGCAGGTACCGGCAGGTGTTGACCTCCTGCATTCCACAGCAACCGACCTGCCCGTTGGAGTGGATGATCGCCGCCCGATGACGGCGAAAAAGAAGATCTTCCTAGCCATCGTCGCAGTGCTAGCCGCAGCCGGCTGGGGCGTGCTGGCATTCCACCGCGGCGAAACAGTAAATGCTGTTTGGCTAGTTTTTGCCGCCATCGGTTCTTACATCATTGCGTTAACCTTCTACTCGCGATTTGTGGAGCGCACCATCGTGCGGCCAGATGACACCAGGGCGACCCCCGCAGAGCAGCTTAACGACGGCAAAGACTTCATGCCTACCGACCGTCGCGTCCTCTTTGGGCACCATTTCGCGGCCATCGCAGGCGCCGGCCCTCTGGTCGGCCCAGTCATGGCTGCGCAAATGGGCTACCTACCGGGAACGCTGTGGATTGTTATCGGCGTGATCTTGGCGGGCGCTGTCCAGGACTACCTCGTGCTGTGGGTGTCTACCCGTCGTGGTGGTCGTTCGTTGGGGCAAATGGTGAAGGACGAGGTCGGCCGCGTCGGTGGTTTCGCCGGAATCATTGCCGTGATCACCATCATGATTATCATCATCGCCGTCCTCGCGCTCGTAGTGGTCAACGCTCTCGCCGAGTCCCCTTGGGGTGTGTTCTCCATCGCGATGACAATTCCGATTGCGCTGTTCATGGGCATTTACTTGCGCTTCTTGCGTCCGGGACGCGTGATGGAAGTATCGGTCATTGGTGTCCTTTTACTGTTGCTATCCATCGTCGCTGGTGGCTGGGTCGCCGACACCACCTGGGGCGTGGAATGGTTCACGCTTTCCAAGATGACCCTGGCGTGGGCGCTGATCATCTACGGCATCGTCGCTGCGATCCTGCCGGTCTGGCTCTTGCTGGCTCCGCGTGATTACCTGTCCACCTTCATGAAGATCGGCGTCATCGCCATGCTGGCCATCGGCATCCTCATCGACCGCCCCGAGGTCCACATGCCAGCGATTACCGAATTTGCCCGAAATGGTCAGGGCCCGGTCTTCTCGGGCAGTTTGTTCCCATTCCTCTTTATCACCATCGCCTGCGGTGCACTGTCTGGTTTCCACGCATTGATCTCTTCCGGCACGACTCCGAAGCTGGTGGAAAAGGAGACCCAGATGCGCATGATCGGCTATGGCGGCATGCTCATGGAGTCTTTCGTTGCCATCATGGCCCTTATTACTGCAGTGGTGCTGGATCGGCACTTGTACTTCGCCATGAACGCGCCGGTCGCGCTGACCGGTGCGGATCCAGTAACCGCCGCCCAGTTCGTCGGCACGCTCAACTTGCCGGGCGCTGGCATCACTGCCGAGCAGCTCACCACGGCAGCGCAATCGGTAGGCGAGCACTCCATCATCTCCCGCACCGGCGGCGCGCCGACCCTCGCCTTTGGTATGTCCCAGATCCTGACCAGCATCTTCGGACACCCAGAGATGCAAGCATTCTGGTACCACTTCGCCATCATGTTTGAGGCGCTGTTCATCCTCACTACCGTCGATGCTGGCACCCGAGTCGCTCGCTTCATGATGACCGACACTCTCGCCAATGTCCCAGGGCTAAAGAAGTTCCGTGATCCGGAGTGGACGCTGGGACACTGGATTTCCACGATCTTCGTGTGCGGACTGTGGGGCGCCATCCTCATCATGGGTGTCACTGATCCACTTGGTGGCATCAACGTGCTGTTCCCGCTCTTCGGCATTGCCAACCAGCTGCTCGCTGCTATCGCCCTGAGCTTGGTGCTGGTCATCGTAGTGAAGAAGGGCTACCTGAAGTGGGCCTGGATCCCAGGTTTGCCACTCGCGTGGGACCTCATCGTCACGATGTCTGCTTCCTGGCAGAAAATCTTCTCTTCCGACCCGAAGATCGGCTACTTCGCCCAGCACAACCGCTTCGCCGATGCCAAGGCCCAAGGCCTCACGCAGTTCGGCAGCGCCAAGACACCTGAAGCGATGGACGCCGTCATTCGCAACTCGATGATCCAGGGCTGCTTATCCGTCCTGTTCGCGGTGCTGACCCTCATCGTTGTCCTGGCAGCGCTGAGAGTTTGCGCCAAGACCATCGCAGCTCAGCGCCGAGGAGAGGCCACCCCGACCACTGAAGAGCCAGACCACCCATCTGCATACTTCGCGCCGACGGGTATGGCTGCGACGGACGTCGAGAAGCAGGTTGAGGCGCTGTGGGAAGAGCGAGGGCCGGTTGTCCATGCGCATCATTAA